In Topomyia yanbarensis strain Yona2022 chromosome 2, ASM3024719v1, whole genome shotgun sequence, one DNA window encodes the following:
- the LOC131683545 gene encoding larval cuticle protein A2B: protein MIGKFLALAATLAVAIASPVYGPVSYGPALSYGYAAKAIQPLHTVAVAKPVIAAASYIHHAPLIAHAPVVAPVVKHVEAYDPNPHYSYSYGVADPHTGDSKHAEETLANGVVHGSYSLTEPDGTIRKVTYTADKIHGFNAVVEKSGHAVHTAPIVKKVVAAAPIVHAAPYGYYHH from the exons ATGATTGGAAAG TTTTTAGCATTGGCAGCGACACTTGCTGTAGCAATAGCCTCTCCGGTATATGGTCCAGTTTCCTACGGCCCCGCTCTTTCCTACGGATATGCAGCAAAGGCAATTCAACCTCTGCACACGGTAGCAGTGGCGAAACCGGTAATCGCAGCTGCCTCGTACATCCATCACGCACCTCTCATTGCACATGCCCCGGTCGTTGCACCTGTTGTGAAGCACGTGGAAGCCTATGATCCCAATCCACACTATAGTTACAGTTATGGAGTGGCTGATCCTCATACCGGCGATTCCAAGCATGCCGAAGAAACGCTAGCTAACGGAGTAGTGCACGGCAGTTACTCGCTGACGGAACCAGATGGCACAATCCGCAAGGTCACCTACACGGCGGACAAAATTCACGGTTTTAATGCCGTCGTGGAAAAATCAGGTCACGCAGTTCATACGGCCCCAATCGTCAAGAAGGTTGTCGCTGCTGCTCCAATCGTGCATGCGGCTCCCTACGGCTACTATCATCATTGA